DNA from bacterium:
CCCGCCGCTGCTGCCATGATTTCGGGATTGCGCATCTGCTTCCCGCCCTCCGCGGAAAGAAACGTCTGCCTCTTGACGACATCCTCGAGGGTAAACCCACCAGCGTCCAGAACTGCCTTTGTGTTTTCGTAGACCTGCCTCATCTGAGCAATGAGATCGCCTATGCCCACGGTCTTGTTGGTCTTCGGATCTTCGGCGACCTGGCCGGCTACGTACATCGTCTGCTTGGGAGCGCACACGACAG
Protein-coding regions in this window:
- a CDS encoding RidA family protein, whose product is MKTINPWPHHFPGFGPVPLSHAVVCAPKQTMYVAGQVAEDPKTNKTVGIGDLIAQMRQVYENTKAVLDAGGFTLEDVVKRQTFLSAEGGKQMRNPEIMAAAAGIMGEYFGEPYPIHSFWIAHELAHPEYLIEMEVTAVKE